The window TGTATCGATCCCTCAAAGCCGGCAAACGAGTGAGATTACCCCAGGTTGGCTTATTTGCGGATGGGGTAGCAGTACGGGAAGTTGGAGAAGAAACCTTTTGGCTGTGTCAGCAGTATGTCGATGAAATCATTCTGGTCGATACAGATGCCACCTGCGCTGCGATTAAAGACGTATTTGAAGATACGCGCTCAATTTTAGAGCCGGCAGGTGCTTTAGCGATCGCCGGTGCCAAAGCATACGTTGAACGGGAGCAAATTGAAGGGCAAACTTTAATTGCTATTGCCTGCGGTGCCAATATGAACTTTGATCGCCTCCGTTTCGTAGCAGAAAGAGCAGAATTTGGTGAACGCCGCGAAGCCATTTATGCTGTCACAATTCCCGAAGAACCGGGCAGTCTTCGCAAGTTTTGTGAATGTCTTGGCAGACGCAATCTGACTGAATTTAGCTATCGCATTGCGGATGAAACAGAAGCTCATATTTTTGTCGGCGTGCAAATTCAAAACCGTGCCGATGCTGCAAAAATGGCAGAAAGTTTTGAAGCTTACGGATTCAAAACGCTTGACTTAACGGATGACGAACTCACGAAATTGCACCTGCGTCACATGGTTGGTGGACGTTCTCGCCTCGCTCATCATGAATTACTCTACCGTTTCGAGTTCCCCGAACGTCCCGGTGCATTAATGAAATTTGTCAGTTCTATGAGTCCCGATTGGAATATTAGTATGTTCCACTATCGCAACAACGGTGCCGACTACGGGCGAATTGTTGTTGGGATGCAAGTTCCTCCTCATGAAATGGAAGAGTGGCAGGCATTTCTTGAAACCCTTGGCTATCGCTATTGGGATGAAAGTCA of the Microcoleus sp. FACHB-68 genome contains:
- the ilvA gene encoding threonine ammonia-lyase, biosynthetic produces the protein MYCDYLVQILTARVYDVAQESPLEYAPNLSTRLNNKLLLKREDMQSVFSFKLRGAYNKMVNLSPAQLAQGVIAASAGNHAQGVALGASRLGTRAIIVMPVTTPQVKVDAVKARGGEVVLHGDTYDDAYAFARQLEAEKGLTFIHPFDDPHVIAGQGTIGMEILRQCQQPIHAIFVAIGGGGLISGIAAYVKRIRPDIKIIGVEPVDADAMYRSLKAGKRVRLPQVGLFADGVAVREVGEETFWLCQQYVDEIILVDTDATCAAIKDVFEDTRSILEPAGALAIAGAKAYVEREQIEGQTLIAIACGANMNFDRLRFVAERAEFGERREAIYAVTIPEEPGSLRKFCECLGRRNLTEFSYRIADETEAHIFVGVQIQNRADAAKMAESFEAYGFKTLDLTDDELTKLHLRHMVGGRSRLAHHELLYRFEFPERPGALMKFVSSMSPDWNISMFHYRNNGADYGRIVVGMQVPPHEMEEWQAFLETLGYRYWDESQNPAYKLFLG